TGAAAACAATCAGCCCAAAACCATAAACGGATTTATTTTAGAAAACTATCTATACGGTGATGACTACTTAAAACCCGAAGAGCAAAGAGCCCTTTATGTGGATTTTAAAAACAGGCATCCCAAACTTAAAAAGGGTACAGAGGAATTTAAGGAAGCCATTATCAACGATAAGTATTTCAATTGCATACTTTTGAAATACGGTTATGCAGTAACCTGCCACAAAGCCCAGGGCGGTGAATGGTCAAATGCCTTTGTATTTTGGGATAAGGGTACAAAAGAGAATTTTAACTTTTATGAATCACCTCATGAACGTTCGGGTAAAACCAATCCAGAGTTCTATCGGTGGGCATACACTGCCGTTACCCGAGCATCTAAAAAACTGTTTTGCGTCAATCCACCGTATTTTTCATCCTTTTCAGCCATGAATTTTATTGACGTGAATGTTCAACAAGCCTTCAATGAGTTGACAGGACAATCAAATCCGACAACTGAAATCAATATCAATGAAGTTTTGCCGGAATTGGAAAAATTTGGTTTAGTTGATGCACCATTGACTATCCAAGATCATTTTATTCATAGGTGGTATAATCTCCGAAAACATTACATAGATATTGAAGCTTGGCAGAAAGTTGGGTATGAAATACGATATATCTTCAAAAGAGAAGCCCAAACAGCAGCATTCAAACATTGGGTTAATGGTCAGAATGTTTTTAAAAGCAATTTTCAAAAGCTACCTGCACAAACCAATTCTGATGAGTTATTTGAAACCATCACAAAAATACTAGAGTGTGCTACTCCGATTGTAGTAAACAGGAACAACATTGAAGGTATTCTGACCCAAATTGAATTTGATGTAGCCATTGAAGAAGAGAAGCCATTCTTGAAAAAGCTATTCGATTTTATAAGTAAAGGTTTATCAAAAGATGAAATCATTACCAAAATCCAGCATCTCGAATACCGTGAAAGATATACCATAGATAATAATGGACGGTCTTGCATAATTGACTTTGAATATGATAAAGCAGGTTTTTTCGGTCGAGTGCTTCCATTGGAAAAGAAATGTGACTGCCCCGAAATTCTAGGCAGAATCAAATCCATTGTAAACAACCTAAAAGAAGCTGATTATGTCATTTAAAGAAATCAAAGAACTTAAACAAGCAGGTAAGCTTGATGAAGCTTTGCAATTGGCAATTCAGGCTTTGGAAACAGAACCCGAAAACATTTGGAACAAGCGGGCTGCCGCATGGGTGTATTATGAATATCTCAAAAAGAACGCTCAACCTGAATTATATGAAGCATTCAAGGATAATCTTATAAAGATTAAAGACCTGCAATTACCCGAAGATGAAAAAATGGTCTTTGACAATTGTGCTTGGCCAATCGGTCGTTTAGTTTTTGCACTACAGAATCAAGATCAAGTAGATTATGGTAAAATCAATGAGTTGTTTGAAATTATCAGGAACTTTCATTTCACCAAGCCATCTGAGGCGTATTCTTTTATTTACAAAGCCTTTCACAAAGGCTATCAAAACTGGTCAAACTATCTAACTTTTGCCGACTGGTGGAATTTTGATAATCTTCGTTCCGAAGACTATTTAAAAGAGGAGTTCAAAGGCAAAAAGATGATGTCTATTGCTGAACAAGCATACATTGCTTATTCCAAGAAGCTTTTGGAAGGAGAAGCTTTAGATCCTTTTGGACAGCAAAGAGTCATTGACAAGGAAAAGATCCAATCATTCTTGCCAAAACTGGACTCTTTGATAGATAAACATCCTGACTATCAATATCCGCCCTATTTCAAGGCTAAGCTCCTTTTGGCATCAGGTAGTGATGAAAATGTTCTATCTGCATTTATACCTTTTGCCAAACAAAAAAGAAATGACTTTTGGGTGTGGGAACTGATGGCAGAAATATTTCCAAATGATAAAGAAATTCAGTTTTCATGCTATTGTAAAGCCTTGAGCCTAAAAACCCCCGAAGACTTTTTAGTTAAGTTAAGACAGACTTTTTCTGAAATGCTCATTGAAAAAAAAATGTACAATGAAGCCAAAACGGAGATACAAAAAGTTATAGCAACAAGAGAGAAACACGAATGGAAGTTGCCGAATCAAATAGTGCAATGGACAGAACAAGAGTGGTATAAATCTGCCATAGCTAAAAAGGATAACCAAGATTTGTATTCAAGCCACATCAAGCAAGCAGAGGAAATATTGTTTCAGGACATACCGGAAGAAATAATTGCAGTTGAGTTTGTGAACGAAAACAAGAGTATGCTGAATTTTGTGAAGGATAAGCGGAAATTTGGATTCTTCAATTACTCAGGCAATTTGACAAAACCACAAATTGGCGACCTTTTAAAAGTACGTTTTAATGGAGAAGGACAAGATGGTTTTTATAAAATCCTTTCTGCTAAAAAAGCTGACTCTAATGTGGCATCTGATGCAATGAAAGATTTTGAAGGAACAATAAAGGTAATTTCTCCACAAAACTTTGGTTTTATAGAAGACATCTTTGTTGAACCCAAAATTATAGAAGAAAGCAAGCTAACTGATGGACAGCAGGTAAAGGGAAGAGCGATACTATCATTCAATAAAAAGAAAAATGAATGGGGATGGAAAGCAATAGAAATCAAATAGCCAACCCTCACAGCCACACACATTGCCAAGCCGCTCAAGCCTACGCTAAAACCCAAGCTTGGCAAAGAGTGTTTCTGTCCCAACCCACGACCAAAACGACCGACAAACAAACGGACGAAAAAGAACAACGAAGGCACAACATCACCTATACGCAAGCAGGGGTTTCGTGCTTCGTAGGACAGGAAAGTGGTAAATTTAAAGTTCAGTTCTTCGTGTGAAGTTCAGTGGTAAAATGCCCTGCCTGCGTATAGCTGAGAACCGTTGTGCGTAATGCTTTCGAAACAACGCACCACGACAGGCAAGACGGATTGACAACAGAATTTGTGTAAAACTTACAGACCTGACTGGACGACCAAGCCGTATAAAATATTAACTTAGCGACATACATTTTTGGCTGTAATGAAAGAAAAATTAACGATAAAAAAACTCATTGAAGAAGCCCACACTTTTTGTGTGGCTGAATCAAAACATAAAAACAAAGAACTTTATGGAGTAACTGACGGCAAAGCCGTTGGCACACACATTGAACACAAATTCAAAAAGCATTTAGATGATAAATACAATCTGACTATTGGTTCATCTGCAAGTGGTATTGACTTGCCTTCTGACGACATACAAACTGATATTAAGGTAACTTCAATCAAGCAACCTCAATCATCTTGCCCGTTCAAGGACGCAAAGCAAAAAATATTTGGGCTTGGCTATAATCTTTTGGTTTTTGTTTACGACAAAACAGACGACCCAAAAACAAAAACAGCAAACCTAAACTTTGTTAGTTGTTCATTTGTTGCAAAAGAAAGAACCGCAGATTACACAACAACTTTCCGCTTGCGGGAAATGGTAAAAGACAAAGCCAATGAAGCTGACATTATTGCCTATCTTCAAGACAAAAATATTCCGGCTGACGAGATTACTCTTTCTCAATTAGCAAAACAGATTTTAACAAGTCCGCCCGAACAAGGCTATCTGACTATCTCTAATGCTTTACAATGGCGATTACAATATCAGCGTATTGTTGATTTAAGCGAGAATGTAAAGGGAATTACCAAAATCGTTCATAAAAAGAAAAATTGATGAAAATATTTGAAGCAAATATTCCACATCAAGTAGCAGACTTGCTTAATAAAAAGCTAAGTCGAGTTAATCTTTTTGAAACTGCCAATGAAAAATTAGTTGATGCCTTCGGCATCAATAATTTCTTTGGTAGTCAGGAAGAATATGAAGTTTTCAAAGATGCAATTTCATCAACACAGAATATTGCAGCTGAACCTGACCGCACCGAATATGGCGACTTTCAGACCAACCAAAATTTGGCAAAAGCTGTTACACATTTTCTTAAAACTCAGAAAAAAGTAAACCCCAAACTTGTTATTGAGCCAACTTGCGGGAGAGGGAACTTCATCGTTGCTGCACTTTCATCATTCAATCATATAGAAACAATTATTGGAGTTGAAATATACAAGCCATACACTTGGGAGACAAAGTTCAATATCATAGATTTTTATATTTCAAACCCAAATGAACGCAAACCTAAAATCGAAATTTTTCACTTCAATGTGTTTGATTTTGATTTTGGTTCACTTGTAAGTAAATCCAAAGACGAAATTTTGGTTTTGGGAAATCCGCCTTGGGTTACAAATGCTAAATTGAGTAGTTTGGAGTCAAGCAATTTGCCTCAAAAATCAAACTTTAAAAAGCATAGTGGTTTTGATGCTATTACTGGAAAAGGAAACTTTGACATTGGCGAATACATCACACTTATGATGTTTGATGCTTTCCAAAATTCAAAAGGACATTTGGCTTTTTTAGTAAAAAATTCGGTAATTAAAAATGTAGTGTTTGACCAACACCAAAGGAAATACAATATTTCAGACCTTGAAAAACTAACCATTGACAGTAAAAAGGAATTTGATGTTTCAGTTGAAGCCGCTTTGCTTTTTTGCAAACTAAATTCTAAACCTGAATACACTTGTAAAGAATTTGATTTTAACCAACCGTCAAAAATTGTAAAAGAATTTGGTTGGGTTGCGGACAAGTTTGTTTCCAACACAAACTTGTATCGTCATAGTTTTGATATTGACGGAGTTTGCCCGTTTGAGTGGCGACAAGGTATCAAACACGACTTGTCAGCCATAATGGAGTTAGAACGTGTAAACGGACATTTTGTGAATGGAAAACAAGAAGAAATAAAACTTGAAGAAGACTTGATTTTTGGAGTGCTTAAAAGTTCCGACTTGAAACAAACTGTAATCAACCAACCAAGAAAATTTACAATAATCACACAGAAAAAAGTTGGACAAGATACTTCTTTCATCAAGCAGAAATATCCTAAGACATTTGGATATTTGCATTCTCACAAAGCGTATTTCGACCAAAGAAAATCAAGCATTTACAACAATAAACCCGACTTCTCAATATTTGGAATTGGCGAATACTCTTTTTCGCCATACAAAGTTGCAATTTCAGGACTTTACAAAACTTTTACTTTCAGTCTAATTTTACCATTAGACGAAAAGCCCTTGATGCTTGACGATACTTGTTATTTGTTGGGCTTCGACAACATCGAATTTGCGACTTACACAACCATACTTTTAAATTCTGACAAGACAAAAGAATTACTGCAAGCCATTACATTTTCAGATGCTAAACGGACTTTCACGAAAGACATTTTAATGCGAATTGACCTTTACAAATTGGCAACACAATTTTCAGACTTGGCTTTACAGACAGAAATCAATTCAATAAATAAAAATTACAACTTGCAGGTTTCACTTGATAAATGGGACGACTTTTTACAAACATTAAAACCAAAAGAATTAGCCAAACAAATGGACATTTTCGCATTGACGGAAGAAGAAGCACTACGCACAACAGCAGTTTGGCGAAATGGCGGGTGACGTTCTTTTATGGCAGTTTTGTGCTTAACCAAAGTGCAGTTCTTCGATTGAACATCTGAGCTAAAAATCCGCCACTTCGCCAAGCTGCAAACCGTTACAGGCAAGCGTAGGACGACAGTGCTAATATCAAAGGCAACGACAAATCCTAAATTTCTGAAATCATAAAAGCAATTTTTCTTATTGACTTTAGACCAAGCCCACCCACCACCCAAATTAACAAGAAAACTCACAGCTATACTTATAGTCCGTTGTACGATAAACTACAAAGTTGAATCTTTGCAATGTGGACATAAGAGTAAAAATTGGACAACGTCTTCGAGAACTAAGAACCAAAAAAGGACTTAGTCAAGAAAAGTTTGCTTTTACTTGCGACCTTGATAGAACTTATATCGCAAGTATTGAACAGGGCAAAAGAAATGTATCTGTTGCCAATATTGAAAAAATTGCAACTGCGTTAGATATGTCCATTTACGAATTTTTTAAATCAGATTTATTCAAGTAACAATGGACATCAAAGACTTTGAAAGAAAAATATTAAACGAACTTAAAGCAGTTGTAGAAACAATTCTTGACAAGAACCAAGAACCAAATATTTCTGCAAAATCAAGAGCAGGTGCAGAAATAAGTTCATTACTTGAAGAGCAGTTTGTAGCCGAAACAGCCAACCATCAGTATTTTAAAAAGTCTGTTGCCTCACCAGCAGGTGCAACCAAAAATCCTTGGGATGCAATGACTTATTTTAATATCAATGGACACGAAGAATTGATATGGATTGACTTTAAAGCAGTAAAAATTTCGAGTGCTGACAGCAATCCAGATATCGGAACACCAGACAAAATAATTGACCTTATATATAGTGGCTTCTTCTACTTGGCTTACGTTTTCGTTTACTATGAAGAAACTCAAAATGGATTGAAATTCGTAAAAAATGCTGACAGCGAATTTGTAAAAATCTATTTTCTGAAAGATATAAGTTCAACTTTCAGAAGAAACCCCAAAAATCAACTACAAGTAAATATTTCAGCAAAACCAGAAGAAAGAAGTAGAGAAGATTTTATAAATGTTCTTTTTGAGAAAATTGAAGAAAGTCATAAAAGACAAATTGAAATTTCTACCAAAGCATTAGAAAAACTTGCAGAAGGAAATACAAAAGCAAAACTGATTGAAATAAATAAGCAATCTGAAGATAAAATCAAAAATCTTTGATACTTGTTAAAACAGTTTCAATTTCATCTCTTGTTAATCCATAATAGTTATTAATTAAATCGTTCATCCTGACTGTTAATTCATTTTTGTTTGACGGACTTTCATAAAGTTTTTTCGTTAAATCAGTGAATTGTTTTTGCAAGGACTTGTTCATTGGAATATAGATTGTTCCTAAATCAGAAATCTTTATTTGTGGCTGCTTACCTTGTGAAAAGCGAATTATATTCATTTGTTGAGCATAGTAAGTCACCAAATCCGTATTTAACCAACCGCATAAAAAATAAAGAAAATCAATAGTTTCATCTGTATTATTTCTAAAAGAAAAAACATAAAGGCTATTGTTAGCAGAACTTTTATTCAAATCAAGAGTTGCAATTATTTCTTTTGCTGATTGGCGAATGTAAATTTTAGGATTTTCATAAATTGCTGTTTCACCCAAACCAATTCTTTTTTTATTCTTTACCCCAGCCTTTTCTAATTCTTGCTTTAGTTTCTCATTTATTTCATCTTGCAAAGGCTTGTTGTAATAGAAATATTTAGAGAAGCTTAGTTCACCGAACTTTTCCGATAACGCTTTAGAGCCTTGATAATAAGGGAATATAAGATTTTCATTTGTTTCAGGTTTATAACTGAAAGTAAATTTATCTTCCATATCAAGCAACATTACACAAGTCCGTAAATTCTTATTAGGGAAAAGCTGTAAAATGGTTTTATCTTTCTTAGAATTAATCTTGTCAATTATATTTTTTGAAACACTACAGCCATTATATCTAAACTTGTACTCATCATCTTTATTAAACCAACTTGATTGTAAAACATCATACGATTTTTGTGTTTTCCAATCTATGATTTTCACTCGATTATTTTTGTTGTTATTGTTTTTAGTTATTTTTAAAATAACTTGACCGCTTGCAACATCGAAATCTTTAATATTAACCTGCAACTCGTTAATAATTGTTTGCTCTAAAAGAAACTTACGTGTGTAAACGTAGGCTGTTTCAAAAAATGAAACATCAATTATGAAACTTAATTTACCATCTTGTTTAAGCAAATCCAATGAATGTTCAATAAAGAGCATCACCAAATTAAGTTTACCGTTTTTCACATAATCTGGAAACTGCTCATAATTTCTGAGGTAATTAACTCTTTGCTCCTCATTCTCCTTTTTATCTCTACGACCATAAAGCGTTACATATGGCGGATTACCAATTATAAAATCAAAAGAGCCATACAAATCAGAAAATGGTGTAGGAGTCAAGTCATCAAATAAACCTTTGGGTGCTTTTTTGTCCGTAAAGTCCCAATTAATCGCATTAAATGAACCTTTAAATTTTTCGCCAAAAAGGAATAAATAAAATGCTGAAATATTGTCAATCGTTTTTTTCACCATTAAACTATCAACATCAACGAAGAATAAATTTCTTTCAATGAAATTTGAAATCAATAATTCGTCAGGATATTTTTCATAAATCCTAGCAATTAATCTAAGGAGAAAAATTCCCTGACCGCAAGAAGGCTCAAGTATTTTTTTGTGAAATACATCAGCATCAATTTCAATTACATCTAAAAGTTTATCAATTGTAGAAATTGAATTAGTAAAGAAAACTCCGTTTTGTTTTCGGCTTCCTCCATTGAGTTTTTGTTCAAAAACGGTCTGACCTGAAACTTTCATTTCAAGGAACTTCAAGACATCGTTCTGACTTTTTTGAACTTTTACAGACATATCGGACTCTATTTTCATTACGCTGACAAAGATACAAATGATACTTATAATCTACAAGCAAACTTATGAACAATTTCAAAAAAACAACGAAAGACAAGAACGCCAGCCTGTAACAGCGGTTTTGCAAAAGCGGGGGTGCAGTGCTTCGGTTGACAGTTTTTTCGTATAATTGAAGTGCGGTTTTTCAAATGAACGGTAGTGCTAAAAAGCCCCGCCTTCGCAAAGCCGCCAAACGTTATGCGGCAGCTTAAAAGACGACACCAAACCAGAAAAATCATCTTGACAAATCAACTTTAAATTATGAAGGGTGAAACTTTTCGGGGACAACTTCCAGCATTTCCAAAAAACAGTTTTTCCATTGACTTGGCGACAAACAGACAATTTGGGAGTTAAGGTTTATTCCGAACTTTTCCGATATTGACCTGACCTGACTTTTCCTGAAAATCGACTTTAAAGCTGATTTTACAGATAAATCAGGTTTCTGTAACAGACAGGAAATAAAAGCTAAATATTTGGCTTTAAGCTCAAAATCAAAAGAAGACGGATTTCTTTTAATGCGTAACAGAGCTGACTTAACAGTTGGCGGTGGCAAGAAACTTTCAGGACTTACCTCATAGACAAGTTTCAAATCAAAGAAAGTATGATAGAAAACGGTATATGGATTGTAAAGCTTGCTCGAAAACAACTTTTGTGTAGGTTCTAACTGAAGGACAATGGAACCTCCCAGAAAATTTTCAACACACTCGAACATCAGGATTTTGAAAATATCGGAAGTAATTCCATAAGGGATATTTGACACCACTTTGAAAGGAAATTTCGGAACTACAAAATTCCTAAAATCACAACCGACAATTTGAACATTGCGGGCATCAGAAAATAATTTTCGTAAATGTTCAACCAAAGCTGTGTCGTTTTCAATAGCTACGACATTGTTGGCGATTTTTAATAAATGGACAGTAAGAAATCCCTTGCCTGCTCCAATATCCAAAACCGTATCCTGACTATTTATATTTGCTTGTTTTATTGCATCTTCTATGAGCACTTTATCAATGGTAAAGTGCTGGCCCGTGAAACGAACGGGCAATTTCTTTTTTGTCATTAATTACTTCTTACAGGTGAATACTTGAATTCAAATCGTGGAGAAGTGAATAGACAGTATTACCCGACAGAGCAACTATGACAAAGCAACGCCATCAAAAAAATGACGGCATAAACAAAGCATAGCCTGATTGTCTTGACCTAAAAGATTGATTGGAATTTATTCAGGACTGCCTATCACTTAGATAGAAGTCCATAGTCTGCAAAGACAAAACATAGAGATATTCTTTTATAATTATACAACGGCAAATTTAGTAACTTTGCTTGATAAATTAACGAGAAAGAAGAAAAAATGAAAGCCGACCGCATAACATCACCTATACGCAAGCAGGGGTTTCGTGCTTCGTAGGACAGGAAAATGGTAAATTTGAAGTTCAGTTCTTCGTAGGAAGTTTCGTGGTAAAATGCCCTGCCTGCGTATAGCTGAAAAACGTTATCGGCAATGGCAAGACCCGAAACAGACAGACAATTTACAATGACAGAAAAAACTCTAATCAAAAATATAAGCATAGTAAATGAGGGACAAATAACCGTTGCTGACCTATTTATTGAGAATGGTTTAATTCATTCAATCGGACAACTAATCGACCACAAAAATGTAAAAATAGTTGACGGGACAGGCAAGTATTTATTTCCAGGTATTATAGACGGACAAGTTCATTTTCGTGAGCCTGGACTAACACACAAAGGCGACCTTTACACAGAAAGTAAAGCCGCTATTGCTGGTGGCGTGACTTCATTTATTGATATGCCAAATACGTTACCGAATGTATTAACCATTGACATCTTAAATGAAAAATATCAAATAGCATCTAAAAAATCTTTGGCCAATTTTGGCTTCCTTTTAGGTGTAAATGGAGACAACCTTGATGAAATCAATACCGTCCTAAATAAAATATGAGAGGTCTGGTTTTTTGCCCAAAATAGCTATTTTGGGTTTGCACCAAAAAACATAAACCTCCCATGAGTAATATTACATTGTTTTCTCAGATTATTAAAAAAATCGAGCGTTCAATTTTCAAGAAACTGGTTGAAGAGAAGCAAACGGACAAGGGCTGCAAAGGCTTTGACAGCTGGACGCATTTGGTTTCCATGCTTTTTTGCCATTTTGCCAAAAGTACTTCTGTAAGGGATATTTCAAACGGCCTGCGTTCGGCCACGGGGAACCTCAACCATCTGGGGATTGCCAAGGCACCATCCAAGTCCAGTATCAGTTATCAGAACAAGCGCAGGGACTCTGA
This Cecembia calidifontis DNA region includes the following protein-coding sequences:
- a CDS encoding ATP-dependent DNA helicase, with product MKIFDHFQHINLTNDQRQALEKLHAFLESDERIFILQGYAGSGKTTLLKGFVEYLKSLEKKYQLMAPTGRAAKVINQKTGFESTTIHKGIYSFEELQEIKQGEDENDVSFLYQYKIRNNPEVHDSVLIVDEASMVSDILSQGEFFRFGSGHLLRDLMTYGRIQEATTTSKIIFIGDPAQLPPIGMNFSPALDPNYLSETYKVSVSQAEMKEVKRQDANNGILISATKIRQCLTSGYFNDFDLRENGRDIFNPAYQDYLETYKAQQDQKIIICYKNKTALDLNRAIRREKFGDDLPIQASDTVIIGGNNYRLGIMNGEFAIVSEASPQVESREVSFYIEKGKTKTVRLTWRAISLVLPDENNQPKTINGFILENYLYGDDYLKPEEQRALYVDFKNRHPKLKKGTEEFKEAIINDKYFNCILLKYGYAVTCHKAQGGEWSNAFVFWDKGTKENFNFYESPHERSGKTNPEFYRWAYTAVTRASKKLFCVNPPYFSSFSAMNFIDVNVQQAFNELTGQSNPTTEININEVLPELEKFGLVDAPLTIQDHFIHRWYNLRKHYIDIEAWQKVGYEIRYIFKREAQTAAFKHWVNGQNVFKSNFQKLPAQTNSDELFETITKILECATPIVVNRNNIEGILTQIEFDVAIEEEKPFLKKLFDFISKGLSKDEIITKIQHLEYRERYTIDNNGRSCIIDFEYDKAGFFGRVLPLEKKCDCPEILGRIKSIVNNLKEADYVI
- a CDS encoding amidohydrolase family protein, producing the protein MARPETDRQFTMTEKTLIKNISIVNEGQITVADLFIENGLIHSIGQLIDHKNVKIVDGTGKYLFPGIIDGQVHFREPGLTHKGDLYTESKAAIAGGVTSFIDMPNTLPNVLTIDILNEKYQIASKKSLANFGFLLGVNGDNLDEINTVLNKI
- a CDS encoding DUF7017 domain-containing protein, translated to MSFKEIKELKQAGKLDEALQLAIQALETEPENIWNKRAAAWVYYEYLKKNAQPELYEAFKDNLIKIKDLQLPEDEKMVFDNCAWPIGRLVFALQNQDQVDYGKINELFEIIRNFHFTKPSEAYSFIYKAFHKGYQNWSNYLTFADWWNFDNLRSEDYLKEEFKGKKMMSIAEQAYIAYSKKLLEGEALDPFGQQRVIDKEKIQSFLPKLDSLIDKHPDYQYPPYFKAKLLLASGSDENVLSAFIPFAKQKRNDFWVWELMAEIFPNDKEIQFSCYCKALSLKTPEDFLVKLRQTFSEMLIEKKMYNEAKTEIQKVIATREKHEWKLPNQIVQWTEQEWYKSAIAKKDNQDLYSSHIKQAEEILFQDIPEEIIAVEFVNENKSMLNFVKDKRKFGFFNYSGNLTKPQIGDLLKVRFNGEGQDGFYKILSAKKADSNVASDAMKDFEGTIKVISPQNFGFIEDIFVEPKIIEESKLTDGQQVKGRAILSFNKKKNEWGWKAIEIK
- a CDS encoding Eco57I restriction-modification methylase domain-containing protein, with protein sequence MSVKVQKSQNDVLKFLEMKVSGQTVFEQKLNGGSRKQNGVFFTNSISTIDKLLDVIEIDADVFHKKILEPSCGQGIFLLRLIARIYEKYPDELLISNFIERNLFFVDVDSLMVKKTIDNISAFYLFLFGEKFKGSFNAINWDFTDKKAPKGLFDDLTPTPFSDLYGSFDFIIGNPPYVTLYGRRDKKENEEQRVNYLRNYEQFPDYVKNGKLNLVMLFIEHSLDLLKQDGKLSFIIDVSFFETAYVYTRKFLLEQTIINELQVNIKDFDVASGQVILKITKNNNNKNNRVKIIDWKTQKSYDVLQSSWFNKDDEYKFRYNGCSVSKNIIDKINSKKDKTILQLFPNKNLRTCVMLLDMEDKFTFSYKPETNENLIFPYYQGSKALSEKFGELSFSKYFYYNKPLQDEINEKLKQELEKAGVKNKKRIGLGETAIYENPKIYIRQSAKEIIATLDLNKSSANNSLYVFSFRNNTDETIDFLYFLCGWLNTDLVTYYAQQMNIIRFSQGKQPQIKISDLGTIYIPMNKSLQKQFTDLTKKLYESPSNKNELTVRMNDLINNYYGLTRDEIETVLTSIKDF
- a CDS encoding helix-turn-helix domain-containing protein, with amino-acid sequence MDIRVKIGQRLRELRTKKGLSQEKFAFTCDLDRTYIASIEQGKRNVSVANIEKIATALDMSIYEFFKSDLFK
- the erm gene encoding 23S ribosomal RNA methyltransferase Erm — protein: MTKKKLPVRFTGQHFTIDKVLIEDAIKQANINSQDTVLDIGAGKGFLTVHLLKIANNVVAIENDTALVEHLRKLFSDARNVQIVGCDFRNFVVPKFPFKVVSNIPYGITSDIFKILMFECVENFLGGSIVLQLEPTQKLFSSKLYNPYTVFYHTFFDLKLVYEVSPESFLPPPTVKSALLRIKRNPSSFDFELKAKYLAFISCLLQKPDLSVKSALKSIFRKSQVRSISEKFGINLNSQIVCLSPSQWKNCFLEMLEVVPEKFHPS